One Streptomyces sp. L2 genomic window carries:
- a CDS encoding response regulator transcription factor, which produces MNTTRSGRPALTRPDGTPLRVLVVDDDPDLAEVLTGALRYEGWEVRGAGDGVSAVATARELLPDAVVLDVMLPDTDGFTVLRRLHEVRPGVCVLFLTARDAVEDRIAGITAGGDDYVTKPFSLEEVVARLRGLLRRAGMARQAEEGPRLAVGDLVMDEEAREVTRSGELIELSPTEFELLRFLMRNPRRVLSKAQILDRVWSYDFGGRAHVVELYISYLRKKVDAGREPMIHTVRGAGYVLKPAA; this is translated from the coding sequence ATGAACACGACCCGCTCCGGCCGCCCGGCCCTCACCCGACCCGACGGCACCCCGCTCCGCGTCCTCGTCGTCGACGACGACCCCGACCTCGCCGAGGTGCTCACCGGGGCCCTGCGCTACGAGGGCTGGGAGGTGCGCGGGGCCGGCGACGGCGTCTCGGCGGTCGCCACCGCGCGCGAGCTGCTGCCCGACGCCGTCGTCCTGGACGTGATGCTCCCCGACACCGACGGCTTCACCGTGCTGCGCCGGCTGCACGAGGTGCGGCCCGGCGTCTGTGTGCTCTTCCTCACCGCCCGGGACGCGGTCGAGGACCGCATCGCCGGCATCACCGCGGGCGGCGACGACTACGTCACCAAACCCTTCAGCTTGGAGGAGGTCGTCGCCCGGCTGCGCGGCCTCCTGCGCCGCGCCGGCATGGCCCGCCAGGCGGAGGAGGGGCCGCGGCTGGCCGTCGGCGACCTGGTCATGGACGAGGAGGCCCGCGAGGTGACCCGCTCCGGCGAGCTGATCGAACTCTCCCCGACCGAGTTCGAACTCCTGCGCTTCCTCATGCGCAACCCCCGCCGTGTCCTGAGCAAGGCCCAGATCCTCGACCGCGTCTGGTCGTACGACTTCGGCGGCCGGGCCCATGTCGTCGAGCTGTACATCTCCTACCTGCGCAAGAAGGTCGACGCCGGCCGCGAACCCATGATCCACACGGTGCGCGGCGCCGGCTACGTCCTGAAGCCGGCGGCCTGA
- a CDS encoding HAMP domain-containing sensor histidine kinase — MRSVRHLPRPRTLRARLTFGLVVLLAVSCAAVGLAAVVELNGFLTQRLDEQLVQVGTRFPESLEHQGLVPDDHDGDEYGDTRRQATGTFGARLVHGVITNKGLIRSGDPSADLGVNLTATDRARLAALPADSRPHTVELSALHDYRVLARPGRDGDVLIVGLPLESVQAAVHRLELVAGIVFGLALVVAGVAGAGWVRWSLRPLSRVAATATRVSELPLASGEVALPARVPESDPHGEVGRVAAAVNRMLGHVEDALTKRHASEERLRRFAADASHELRTPVASVRGHAELALLHPGPVPPEVTRALERITAESARMGEMVDDLLLLARLDAGRPLESLPVDLTRLVLDAVTDARAAGPGHGWTLDLPEEPVTVTGDAHRLHQVLANLLANARLHTPVGTKVTVTLDSGPEGARLVVHDDGPGVPEDIRPHVFERFTRAEHRRRPHAPGGGAGLGLSIVAAVAEAHGGSVELESSPGATTFTVELPTSEPT, encoded by the coding sequence ATGCGCTCCGTACGGCACCTGCCCCGCCCCCGCACCCTGCGCGCCCGCCTCACCTTCGGCCTGGTGGTGCTGCTCGCCGTGAGCTGCGCCGCCGTCGGCCTGGCCGCGGTCGTGGAGCTGAACGGCTTTCTCACCCAGCGCCTCGACGAACAGCTCGTCCAGGTCGGCACCCGGTTCCCGGAGAGCCTGGAACACCAGGGCCTGGTCCCGGACGACCACGACGGCGACGAGTACGGCGACACCCGCCGCCAGGCCACCGGCACCTTCGGCGCACGCCTGGTGCACGGCGTCATCACCAACAAGGGCCTGATCCGCTCCGGCGACCCGTCCGCCGACCTCGGCGTGAACCTCACGGCCACCGACCGCGCGCGCCTCGCCGCCCTGCCCGCCGACAGCAGACCGCACACGGTCGAACTGTCCGCCCTCCACGACTACCGGGTCCTCGCCCGCCCCGGCCGCGACGGGGACGTCCTGATCGTCGGCCTCCCCCTGGAGTCCGTGCAGGCCGCCGTCCACCGGCTGGAACTGGTGGCCGGGATCGTCTTCGGCCTCGCCCTGGTGGTGGCCGGCGTGGCCGGTGCCGGCTGGGTCCGCTGGTCGCTGCGCCCGCTGAGCCGGGTCGCGGCCACCGCCACCCGGGTCAGTGAACTCCCGCTCGCCAGTGGGGAGGTCGCGCTGCCCGCGCGGGTGCCCGAGTCCGACCCGCACGGTGAGGTGGGCCGGGTGGCCGCCGCCGTCAACCGCATGCTCGGCCACGTCGAGGACGCCCTGACCAAGCGGCACGCGAGCGAGGAGCGGCTGCGCCGGTTCGCGGCCGACGCCAGCCACGAGCTGCGCACCCCGGTCGCGTCGGTGCGCGGCCACGCCGAGCTGGCGTTGCTGCATCCGGGGCCGGTGCCGCCGGAGGTCACGCGGGCGCTGGAGCGGATCACGGCCGAGTCGGCCCGGATGGGGGAGATGGTCGACGACCTGCTCCTGCTGGCCCGCCTGGACGCCGGCCGCCCGCTGGAGTCCCTGCCGGTCGACCTCACCCGCCTGGTGCTGGACGCGGTCACGGACGCGCGTGCGGCGGGCCCCGGGCACGGCTGGACCCTGGACCTCCCCGAGGAACCGGTCACGGTCACCGGCGACGCCCACCGCCTGCACCAGGTGTTGGCCAACCTGTTGGCCAACGCCCGTTTGCACACACCCGTGGGCACCAAGGTGACGGTGACCCTGGACTCCGGCCCGGAGGGGGCCCGCCTCGTCGTGCACGACGACGGTCCCGGCGTCCCGGAGGACATCCGGCCCCACGTCTTCGAACGCTTCACCCGCGCGGAACACCGCCGCCGCCCCCACGCCCCGGGCGGCGGAGCGGGCCTGGGCCTGTCGATCGTGGCGGCGGTGGCGGAGGCGCACGGGGGGAGCGTGGAGCTGGAGAGCAGCCCGGGCGCGACGACGTTCACCGTTGAACTTCCGACCAGTGAACCCACGTAG
- a CDS encoding L,D-transpeptidase family protein — protein MRPGLALALVSASVACLLGAAPGAEPPLPERLANTGGGTQLIVAQAPRTDSTSGTVSWWDLRDGRWVRAGSAPARFGANGLVEGTSRKQGTNTTPTGLYDIPFGFGIEAPPSGTTVEYRPVLESSWWCEDTASRAYNRWVDPLPSDCRGAESEHLVSYRPQYSYGLAIGFNYQRPVRGRGAGIFLHVNGRGATAGCVSVPYSDMRRIVQWAEPSKEPHIAVGTAGGATAVTRY, from the coding sequence ATGCGCCCCGGTCTCGCCCTCGCCCTCGTCTCCGCGTCCGTCGCCTGCCTGCTCGGTGCGGCGCCGGGGGCGGAACCGCCACTGCCGGAGCGGCTGGCGAACACCGGGGGCGGAACCCAGCTGATCGTCGCCCAGGCCCCGCGAACCGACTCGACGTCCGGCACGGTCAGCTGGTGGGACCTGCGTGACGGCCGGTGGGTACGCGCCGGATCGGCACCGGCGCGGTTCGGGGCCAACGGGCTGGTCGAGGGCACGTCACGCAAGCAGGGCACGAACACCACACCGACCGGGCTCTACGACATTCCGTTCGGCTTCGGCATCGAGGCGCCGCCGAGCGGTACGACCGTCGAGTACCGGCCGGTGCTGGAGAGTTCGTGGTGGTGCGAGGACACCGCGTCCCGCGCCTACAACCGCTGGGTCGATCCGCTGCCGTCGGACTGCCGGGGCGCCGAGTCCGAGCACCTGGTGTCCTACCGGCCGCAGTACTCGTACGGGCTCGCCATCGGGTTCAACTACCAGCGGCCCGTGCGGGGGCGGGGGGCCGGGATCTTTCTGCACGTCAACGGGCGGGGGGCGACGGCGGGGTGTGTGTCGGTGCCCTATTCCGACATGCGGCGGATTGTCCAGTGGGCCGAACCTTCCAAGGAGCCGCACATCGCCGTCGGGACGGCCGGCGGGGCTACGGCGGTCACCCGGTACTGA
- a CDS encoding pyridoxamine 5'-phosphate oxidase family protein: protein MGKTYERIDGRLRTFIEEQPLFFTATAPLSGDGTVNLSPKGLKGSFAVLDELTVAYLDFAGSNAETIAHLRENGRITLMWCAFQGPPNIVRVHGRGEPVFRDDPRFPELLSHFPGIDAGTHGLRAVIVVHAGLVRDTCGYTLPFMAYEEDRDLHGKRFAREDDASLNAYFEKKEHVATSLDGLPGLPLPLPPSSV from the coding sequence ATGGGAAAGACCTATGAGCGCATAGACGGCAGGCTCCGGACCTTCATCGAGGAGCAGCCCCTCTTCTTCACAGCCACCGCACCGCTGTCCGGCGACGGCACGGTCAACCTCTCGCCCAAGGGCCTCAAGGGCTCCTTCGCCGTCCTCGACGAACTCACCGTCGCCTACCTCGACTTCGCCGGCTCCAACGCCGAGACGATCGCGCACCTGCGGGAGAACGGGCGGATCACCCTCATGTGGTGCGCCTTCCAGGGGCCGCCGAACATCGTGCGCGTGCACGGCCGGGGAGAGCCGGTCTTCCGCGACGACCCGCGCTTCCCGGAGCTGCTGAGTCATTTCCCCGGCATCGACGCCGGCACGCACGGGCTGCGCGCGGTCATCGTGGTGCACGCCGGCCTGGTGCGGGACACGTGTGGCTACACCCTGCCCTTCATGGCGTACGAGGAGGACCGCGATCTGCACGGGAAGCGGTTCGCGCGGGAGGACGACGCATCGCTGAACGCCTACTTCGAGAAGAAGGAGCACGTCGCGACGAGCCTGGATGGCCTACCCGGGCTGCCGCTCCCCCTGCCGCCCTCTAGCGTCTGA
- a CDS encoding argininosuccinate synthase → MTERVVLAYSGGLDTSVAIGWIAEETGAEVIAVAVDVGQGGEDLDVIRKRALACGAVEAEVADAKDEFADEYCLPAIKANALYMDRYPLVSALSRPTIVKHLVAAAKKHGATTVAHGCTGKGNDQVRFEAGIVALAPDLKCIAPVRDYAMTRDKAIAFCEAKQLPIATTKKSPYSIDQNVFGRAVETGFLEDIWNAPIEDIYEYTSNPATPREADEVVITFKEGVPVAVDGKPVTVLQAIQQLNERAGGQGIGRIDMVEDRLVGIKSREVYEAPGAIALITAHQELENVTVERELARYKRQVEQRWGELVYDGQWFSPLKRALDGFINEANQHVSGDVRMTLHGGRAVVTGRRSESSLYDFNLATYDTGDTFDQAAAKGFIDIYSLSSKIAAKRDLA, encoded by the coding sequence GTGACCGAGCGCGTCGTACTCGCCTACTCAGGCGGTCTGGACACCTCCGTCGCCATCGGCTGGATCGCCGAGGAGACGGGCGCCGAGGTCATCGCCGTTGCGGTCGACGTCGGCCAGGGCGGCGAGGACCTGGACGTCATCCGCAAGCGCGCCCTCGCGTGCGGCGCCGTCGAGGCCGAGGTCGCCGACGCCAAGGACGAGTTCGCCGACGAGTACTGCCTCCCGGCGATCAAGGCCAACGCCCTGTACATGGACCGCTACCCGCTGGTCTCCGCCCTCTCCCGGCCGACGATCGTCAAGCACCTCGTCGCCGCCGCCAAGAAGCACGGCGCCACCACGGTCGCCCACGGCTGCACCGGCAAGGGCAACGACCAGGTCCGCTTCGAGGCCGGCATCGTCGCCCTCGCCCCCGACCTGAAGTGCATCGCCCCCGTCCGCGACTACGCGATGACCCGGGACAAGGCGATCGCCTTCTGCGAGGCCAAGCAGCTCCCGATCGCCACCACCAAGAAGTCCCCGTACTCCATCGACCAGAACGTCTTCGGGCGTGCCGTCGAGACGGGCTTCCTGGAGGACATCTGGAACGCCCCGATCGAGGACATCTACGAGTACACCTCCAACCCGGCCACCCCGCGCGAGGCCGACGAGGTCGTCATCACCTTCAAGGAAGGCGTCCCGGTCGCCGTCGACGGCAAGCCCGTCACCGTGCTCCAGGCCATCCAGCAGCTCAACGAGCGGGCCGGCGGCCAGGGCATCGGCCGGATCGACATGGTCGAGGACCGTCTCGTCGGCATCAAGTCCCGCGAGGTCTACGAGGCCCCCGGCGCGATCGCCCTGATCACCGCCCACCAGGAGCTGGAGAACGTCACCGTCGAGCGCGAGCTGGCCCGCTACAAGCGGCAGGTCGAGCAGCGCTGGGGCGAGCTGGTCTACGACGGCCAGTGGTTCTCCCCGCTCAAGCGCGCCCTGGACGGCTTCATCAACGAGGCCAACCAGCACGTCTCCGGCGACGTCCGGATGACCCTGCACGGCGGCCGCGCGGTCGTCACCGGCCGGCGCTCGGAGTCGTCGCTGTACGACTTCAACCTGGCCACGTACGACACGGGCGACACGTTCGACCAGGCGGCGGCGAAGGGGTTCATCGACATCTACAGCCTGTCGTCGAAGATCGCCGCCAAGCGGGATCTTGCCTGA
- the argH gene encoding argininosuccinate lyase, translated as MSSNSGDVRLWGGRFADGPAEALAKLSASVHFDWRLAPYDIAGSRAHARVLHKAGLLTDDELTRMLAGLDQLEADVADGSFVGTIADEDVHTALERGLLERLGPDLGGKLRAGRSRNDQVATLFRMYLRDHARIIGGLIADLQDALVGLAEAHPDVAMPGRTHLQHAQPVLFAHHVLAHVQSLSRDAERLRQWDERTAVSPYGSGALAGSSLGLDPEAVAKDLGFEHGSVANSIDGTASRDFVAEFAFITAMIGVNLSRIAEEVIIWNTKEFSFVTLHDAFSTGSSIMPQKKNPDIAELARGKSGRLIGNLTGLIATLKALPLAYNRDLQEDKEPVFDSCDQLEVLLPAFTGMMATLTVNRERMEELAPAGFSLATDIAEWLVKQGVPFRVAHEVAGECVKVAEADGKELDDLTDEQFAKISPHLTPEVRTVLNVPGALASRDGRGGTAPSAVAIQLTELKQNVARQHTWVNAKKQR; from the coding sequence GTGAGCAGCAACAGCGGTGACGTACGGCTCTGGGGCGGCCGTTTCGCCGACGGTCCCGCCGAGGCCCTGGCGAAGCTGTCCGCGTCCGTCCACTTCGACTGGCGGCTGGCGCCGTACGACATCGCCGGTTCCCGTGCCCACGCGCGCGTGCTGCACAAGGCGGGGCTCCTCACGGACGACGAACTGACCCGGATGCTGGCCGGACTCGACCAGCTGGAGGCCGACGTCGCCGACGGCTCGTTCGTGGGCACCATCGCCGACGAGGACGTCCACACCGCCCTGGAGCGCGGTCTGCTGGAGCGGCTCGGCCCCGACCTCGGCGGCAAACTGCGCGCCGGCCGGTCCCGCAACGACCAGGTGGCCACCCTCTTCCGGATGTACCTGCGCGACCACGCCCGGATCATCGGCGGCCTGATCGCCGACCTCCAGGACGCCCTGGTCGGCCTGGCCGAGGCCCACCCGGACGTGGCCATGCCCGGCCGCACCCACCTCCAGCACGCCCAGCCGGTCCTGTTCGCCCACCACGTGCTGGCCCACGTCCAGTCCCTGTCCCGGGACGCGGAGCGGCTGCGCCAGTGGGACGAGCGCACGGCGGTGTCGCCGTACGGCTCGGGCGCCCTGGCCGGCTCCTCCCTCGGCCTGGACCCGGAGGCGGTGGCGAAGGACCTCGGCTTCGAGCACGGCAGCGTCGCCAACTCCATCGACGGCACGGCCTCGCGTGACTTCGTGGCCGAGTTCGCCTTCATCACCGCGATGATCGGCGTGAACCTCTCCCGGATCGCCGAGGAGGTCATCATCTGGAACACGAAGGAGTTCTCCTTCGTGACCCTGCACGACGCGTTCTCCACGGGCTCGTCGATCATGCCGCAGAAGAAGAACCCGGACATCGCCGAGCTGGCCCGGGGCAAGTCCGGCCGCCTGATCGGCAACCTCACCGGCCTCATTGCGACCCTGAAGGCGCTGCCCCTCGCCTACAACCGGGACCTCCAGGAGGACAAGGAGCCGGTCTTCGACTCCTGCGACCAGCTGGAGGTCCTCCTCCCGGCCTTCACCGGCATGATGGCCACCCTCACGGTGAACCGCGAGCGCATGGAGGAACTGGCCCCGGCCGGCTTCTCCCTCGCCACCGACATCGCCGAGTGGCTGGTCAAGCAGGGCGTGCCGTTCCGGGTGGCGCACGAGGTCGCCGGCGAGTGCGTGAAGGTCGCCGAGGCCGACGGCAAGGAACTGGACGACCTCACGGACGAACAGTTCGCCAAGATCTCCCCCCACCTCACCCCCGAGGTCCGCACCGTCCTCAACGTCCCCGGCGCCCTGGCCTCCCGCGACGGCAGGGGCGGCACAGCCCCGAGCGCGGTAGCCATCCAACTGACAGAACTGAAGCAGAACGTGGCCCGGCAGCACACGTGGGTCAACGCCAAGAAGCAGCGCTGA
- a CDS encoding aldo/keto reductase: protein MPFARLATATTPTCHLGLGLAAVGRPGYITLGRDEDLGANRSADALRTRTHELLDAAYAQGVRYVDVARSYGRSEEFLADWLAARPGLDDVVVGSKWGYTYTAGWSADAETHEVKDHGLATYERQRAETGELLGDRLDLYQIHSVTPDSPALTDKELHARLAEAAAGGLTIGFSTSGPAQADAIRAALAVTVDGAPLFRTVQSTYNALETSAGPALAEAHDAGLTVIVKEGMANGRLAAPHAPEALRAVADETSLGCDAVALALVLRQPWSGVVLSGAATVTQLASNLHAPAVDLDDGHLERLAGLAEDPHVYWERRAQLPWH from the coding sequence ATGCCCTTCGCCCGCCTGGCGACAGCGACAACCCCCACCTGCCACCTGGGCCTGGGCCTCGCCGCAGTCGGCCGCCCCGGCTACATCACGCTGGGCCGGGACGAGGACCTCGGAGCGAACCGCAGCGCGGACGCGCTCCGCACCCGTACCCATGAACTCCTCGACGCCGCCTACGCCCAAGGCGTCCGCTACGTCGACGTCGCCCGTTCCTACGGCCGTTCTGAGGAGTTCCTCGCCGACTGGCTGGCCGCCCGCCCCGGCCTCGACGACGTGGTCGTCGGCAGCAAGTGGGGCTACACCTACACCGCCGGCTGGTCGGCGGACGCCGAGACGCACGAGGTCAAGGACCACGGCCTCGCCACCTACGAGCGCCAGCGCGCCGAGACCGGCGAACTGCTCGGCGACCGGCTCGACCTCTACCAGATCCACTCGGTGACCCCGGACAGCCCGGCGCTCACCGACAAGGAACTGCACGCGCGGCTCGCCGAGGCCGCCGCCGGGGGCCTGACCATCGGCTTCTCCACCAGCGGCCCCGCCCAGGCCGACGCGATCCGCGCGGCCCTCGCCGTGACCGTCGACGGCGCGCCCCTCTTCCGTACCGTCCAGTCGACCTACAACGCCCTGGAGACCTCGGCGGGGCCCGCTCTCGCCGAGGCGCACGACGCCGGGCTCACCGTGATCGTCAAGGAGGGCATGGCCAACGGCCGGCTCGCGGCACCGCACGCACCGGAAGCCCTGAGGGCCGTGGCCGACGAGACCTCCCTCGGCTGCGACGCCGTAGCCCTCGCCCTTGTCCTGCGCCAGCCGTGGTCGGGCGTCGTCCTCTCCGGCGCCGCGACCGTCACCCAGCTCGCCTCCAACCTCCACGCACCCGCCGTGGACCTCGACGACGGCCATCTGGAGCGCCTCGCCGGCCTCGCGGAGGACCCGCACGTCTACTGGGAGCGGCGGGCACAGCTGCCCTGGCACTGA
- a CDS encoding TetR/AcrR family transcriptional regulator yields MAVDRDHVLRSAAALLTRKSTATMDEVARAAGISRATLHRHFAGRDALVRALEALGIAECEAALDAARLDEGPASEAVRRLVRELEPAAGLLSFLYTENQLFEGDGQHAGWARLDTRIAALFRRGQQGGEFRIDLTPPWLTEALFGLMASAAWVVQSGKVAPNDFHHMIVELLLGGALRREEP; encoded by the coding sequence ATGGCCGTCGATCGTGACCACGTGCTGCGCAGCGCCGCGGCCCTCCTGACCCGCAAGTCCACCGCGACCATGGACGAGGTCGCCAGGGCCGCCGGCATCAGCCGGGCCACGCTGCACCGGCACTTCGCCGGGCGTGACGCGCTCGTCCGCGCCCTGGAGGCGCTCGGCATCGCGGAGTGCGAGGCGGCGCTGGACGCGGCCCGCCTGGACGAGGGGCCCGCGAGCGAGGCCGTACGGCGGCTGGTGCGGGAACTGGAACCCGCGGCCGGGCTGCTGTCCTTCCTCTACACCGAGAACCAGCTGTTCGAGGGGGACGGGCAGCACGCGGGCTGGGCCCGCCTCGACACCCGCATCGCCGCGCTGTTCCGGCGCGGCCAGCAGGGCGGCGAGTTCCGCATCGACCTCACGCCCCCCTGGCTGACGGAGGCCCTGTTCGGACTGATGGCCTCGGCCGCCTGGGTCGTACAGAGCGGCAAGGTCGCCCCCAACGACTTCCACCACATGATCGTCGAGCTGCTGCTCGGCGGCGCACTACGGAGAGAGGAACCATGA
- a CDS encoding MFS transporter, with protein MTSTLQPAGTVETEKRPGRWLALSVLVLAVLLVAVDATVLGLATPYISEDLRPTGTQLLWIGDVYSFVIAGLLVSMGSLGDRIGRKRILLVGATAFGAISVLNAYATTPELMIAARALLGVAGATLMPATLALIRNIFHDPRERSLAVGIWGATASAGTAVGPIAGGFLLEHFWWGSVFLINLPVMAVLVLVGVRTLPESRNPAPGPWDLTSVLLSLVGMIAVVYAVKETATHGFALPSLAVGLLGAAALYGFVHRQLTMPIPLLDMRLFRSRGFSGAVLADLLTVLGMSGLVFFLSQYLQLVQGRHPFEAGLAELPAAVGAVAAGLVAGRAARRFSVRAVVSGGLAAVGLALAVLTTLDRSTGYPLLGAALLVVGIGAGFSFTVTADVILSSVPKDQAGAASAVSETAYELGAALGIALLGSIVTGVYRDFTGPTGTPEAAHESLGAAVEASKTMPTAPAQHMLEAARTSFVDGLQLASAAGAAVLLATALAAWFLLKQQKLENEV; from the coding sequence ATGACCAGCACCCTGCAGCCGGCCGGCACGGTCGAGACGGAGAAGCGCCCGGGCCGCTGGCTCGCGCTGTCCGTCCTCGTCCTGGCCGTGCTGCTGGTGGCCGTCGACGCGACCGTCCTCGGCCTGGCGACCCCGTACATCAGCGAGGACCTGCGCCCCACCGGCACGCAGCTGCTGTGGATCGGCGACGTCTACTCCTTCGTCATCGCCGGACTGCTCGTCTCCATGGGCAGCCTCGGCGACCGCATCGGCCGCAAGCGGATCCTGCTCGTCGGCGCCACGGCGTTCGGCGCGATATCGGTCCTCAACGCCTACGCGACGACACCCGAACTGATGATCGCGGCACGGGCGCTGCTCGGCGTCGCCGGCGCGACCCTGATGCCCGCCACCCTCGCCCTGATCCGCAACATCTTCCACGACCCGCGCGAGCGCAGCCTCGCCGTCGGCATCTGGGGTGCCACCGCGTCCGCCGGCACCGCCGTCGGCCCGATCGCGGGCGGCTTCCTGCTGGAGCACTTCTGGTGGGGGTCGGTCTTCCTGATCAACCTGCCGGTGATGGCGGTCCTGGTCCTCGTCGGCGTCCGCACCCTCCCCGAGTCCAGGAACCCCGCCCCAGGCCCCTGGGACCTGACCAGCGTGCTGCTGTCCCTGGTCGGCATGATCGCCGTGGTCTACGCGGTCAAGGAGACGGCGACCCACGGGTTCGCCCTGCCCAGCCTCGCCGTGGGCCTGCTGGGAGCGGCGGCCCTGTACGGCTTCGTGCACCGCCAGCTGACCATGCCCATCCCGCTGCTCGACATGCGGCTGTTCCGCAGCCGTGGCTTCAGCGGGGCGGTCCTGGCCGACCTGCTGACCGTGCTCGGCATGTCCGGCCTGGTGTTCTTCCTCTCCCAGTACCTGCAACTCGTCCAGGGCAGGCACCCCTTCGAGGCGGGCCTGGCGGAACTGCCCGCCGCCGTCGGCGCGGTGGCCGCGGGCCTGGTCGCGGGCCGTGCGGCCCGCCGCTTCTCGGTCCGCGCGGTGGTCTCCGGCGGCCTGGCCGCGGTGGGCCTGGCCCTGGCCGTCCTCACCACCCTGGACCGCTCGACGGGCTACCCGCTCCTCGGCGCCGCCCTCCTCGTCGTCGGAATCGGCGCCGGCTTCTCCTTCACCGTCACGGCCGACGTCATCCTCTCCAGCGTCCCCAAGGACCAGGCGGGCGCGGCCTCAGCGGTCTCCGAAACGGCCTACGAACTCGGCGCCGCCCTGGGCATCGCCCTGCTCGGCTCCATCGTCACAGGCGTCTACCGCGACTTCACGGGCCCGACGGGCACCCCCGAAGCGGCCCACGAATCCCTGGGCGCGGCGGTGGAGGCGTCGAAGACCATGCCGACCGCCCCCGCCCAGCACATGCTGGAAGCAGCCCGCACCTCATTCGTCGACGGCCTGCAACTCGCCTCGGCAGCGGGAGCAGCGGTACTCCTGGCAACGGCCCTGGCGGCCTGGTTCCTACTGAAGCAACAGAAACTGGAAAACGAGGTCTGA
- a CDS encoding lysophospholipid acyltransferase family protein yields the protein MSSPAQTHIAHSTSEDPLSRFALIKAVLGPIMRLMFRPQVEGAKNIPGDGPVILAGNHLTFIDSIILPIVCDRQVFFIGKDEYVTGKGLKGRLMAWFFTGVGMIPVDRDGGRGGVAALMTGRRVLEEGRVFGIYPEGTRSPDGRLYRGRTGIARLTLMTGAPVVPFAMIGTDKLQPGGAGMPRPGKVTVRFGEAMEFSRYEGMDRDRYVLRAVTDSVMAEVMRLSGQEYVDMYATKAKAA from the coding sequence ATGTCCTCACCTGCACAGACACATATCGCTCACTCGACATCGGAGGACCCGTTGTCCCGCTTCGCGCTCATCAAGGCAGTGCTCGGACCGATCATGCGCCTGATGTTCCGCCCACAGGTGGAGGGTGCGAAGAACATCCCGGGTGACGGTCCCGTCATCCTGGCGGGCAACCATCTGACGTTCATCGACTCGATCATCCTGCCGATCGTCTGCGACCGTCAGGTCTTCTTCATCGGCAAGGACGAGTACGTCACCGGCAAGGGCCTCAAGGGCCGGCTCATGGCCTGGTTCTTCACCGGCGTCGGCATGATCCCCGTGGACCGCGACGGCGGCCGGGGCGGGGTCGCCGCGCTCATGACCGGGCGCCGGGTGCTGGAGGAGGGCCGGGTGTTCGGGATCTACCCCGAGGGGACCCGGTCCCCCGACGGCCGGCTGTACCGGGGCCGTACCGGCATCGCGCGGCTGACGCTGATGACGGGGGCGCCGGTGGTGCCGTTCGCGATGATCGGTACGGACAAGCTGCAGCCGGGGGGTGCGGGGATGCCGCGTCCCGGGAAGGTGACGGTGCGGTTCGGTGAGGCGATGGAGTTCTCCCGGTACGAGGGGATGGATCGGGACCGGTACGTGCTGAGGGCGGTCACCGATTCTGTGATGGCTGAGGTTATGCGGTTGTCTGGGCAGGAGTATGTGGATATGTACGCGACTAAGGCCAAGGCCGCGTAG